The proteins below come from a single Polymorphobacter fuscus genomic window:
- a CDS encoding HsdM family class I SAM-dependent methyltransferase, which produces MADVSSALKAIQDTMRKDAGVDGDAQRIGQLVWMFFLKIFDDREEELALLDDDYCSPMPSALRWSAWAANPEGITGDELLSFINEKLFPGLKNISLDVPERARALVVHGVFQDAINYMKSGTLIRQVINKINGIDFNNLGDRHTFGDVYEQILRDLQSAGNAGEFYTPRALTQFMVEMLDPKLADIVFDPACGTGGFLACAVDHKTDLYVMGENDYEVLQSSIRGVEKKALPHLLCTTNMMLHGIESPTNIIRGNTLSKPIKDHPLRRKVDVILTNPPFGGIEEDGIERNVSQLYQTRETADLFLVLIIELLKEGGRAAVVLPDGTLFGEGTKTRIKEKLLTECNLHTIVRLPNGVFNPYTGIKTNLLFFEKTGPTEDVWFYEHPYPDGYKNYSKARPIRLEEFGAEKAWWGESGRRGRQQTPRSWKVGIEEIKARGYNLDIPNPFKPDADERSLVELTHAYDRSRRQLMDANAALLAALGSALGEAGQMRR; this is translated from the coding sequence ATGGCGGATGTATCGAGCGCCCTGAAGGCAATTCAGGACACCATGCGAAAAGATGCTGGCGTGGACGGTGACGCACAGCGGATTGGGCAACTAGTCTGGATGTTTTTCCTAAAGATCTTCGACGACCGTGAAGAGGAGCTTGCGCTTCTTGACGACGACTACTGCTCACCCATGCCCTCTGCGCTTCGATGGTCCGCATGGGCTGCTAACCCTGAGGGCATAACGGGCGACGAGTTGCTGTCGTTCATAAATGAGAAGCTGTTCCCCGGTTTGAAAAATATCAGCCTTGATGTGCCGGAGCGTGCGCGCGCTCTTGTGGTTCACGGCGTTTTTCAGGACGCAATAAACTATATGAAGTCGGGGACATTGATTCGTCAGGTTATTAACAAGATCAATGGGATAGACTTTAACAACCTGGGCGATAGACATACCTTTGGTGACGTGTACGAGCAGATTCTTCGTGATCTTCAGAGTGCGGGTAACGCTGGTGAATTTTACACTCCTCGCGCTTTAACCCAGTTCATGGTCGAAATGCTTGATCCGAAACTCGCGGATATAGTGTTCGATCCCGCTTGCGGCACTGGCGGTTTTCTAGCCTGCGCGGTGGACCACAAAACCGATCTGTATGTGATGGGCGAGAACGACTACGAAGTACTTCAGTCGTCAATTCGGGGTGTCGAAAAGAAAGCTCTGCCACATTTGCTCTGTACCACCAACATGATGCTGCATGGCATTGAAAGCCCCACTAATATCATCAGAGGAAACACGCTTAGTAAACCCATCAAAGACCATCCGCTGAGAAGGAAAGTCGATGTTATTTTAACCAATCCGCCGTTCGGTGGGATTGAAGAAGACGGAATAGAACGCAACGTGTCGCAACTTTACCAGACCCGCGAGACTGCCGATCTGTTTCTGGTTCTGATCATTGAACTCCTAAAAGAAGGCGGGCGCGCTGCCGTCGTGCTCCCGGATGGAACGCTTTTTGGCGAGGGAACGAAGACTCGAATAAAGGAAAAGCTTTTAACCGAATGCAACCTTCATACGATTGTTCGCCTTCCGAACGGCGTATTTAATCCATATACAGGCATAAAGACTAACCTCCTATTCTTTGAGAAGACGGGACCGACTGAGGATGTTTGGTTCTATGAACATCCTTATCCTGATGGGTACAAGAATTACTCAAAAGCGCGTCCGATCCGGCTCGAAGAATTTGGCGCGGAAAAGGCGTGGTGGGGCGAATCAGGGCGTCGTGGCAGGCAACAGACCCCCCGCAGTTGGAAGGTGGGTATCGAGGAGATCAAGGCCCGCGGGTACAACTTGGACATTCCGAATCCATTCAAGCCGGACGCTGATGAGCGCAGCCTAGTTGAACTGACCCATGCATACGATCGGAGCCGGCGCCAGCTAATGGATGCCAACGCAGCCCTACTAGCAGCACTAGGGTCAGCGTTGGGCGAAGCCGGGCAGATGAGGCGATGA